AAAGACGAGCGATGCGGCAAGGAACAAGGGCATTTCATACCATCTATTCTTTACTATGAACCAACCCTGAACTGCGTTCGCAAAGGCAAAAGCCCCGAATACAGCCATTGCAAAAATGAGCAGCGCTTGAGGGAAGTTGTTGATCCCGTGAAGAATGAGTTCCGCATTGAACACGAACATAAAGGGAATAACAGCAGTTCTCAGATCATAAATAAATCCCTGCACTCCTGTTGCCAGCGGGTCGGATTTTGCAATAGCGGCGGCAGCATAGGCAGCCAAACCCACGGGAGGTGTGTCGTCGGCGAGTATACCAAAGTAGAAACAGAACAGGTGGGCAGCCATTGCAGGAATAAGACCCACAACCCCTGCGGAGCTCAATTGTATGATGACCGGAACTGTAATTGAAGCCATGACGATGTAGGTTGCGGTCGTTGGCAAACCCATCCCAATTATCAAGCTTGCGATCGCTGTTATTAATAGAAGAAAGAAGATATTCCCGCCGGAGAGTATTTCAACAATCTGAACAATCATGCTGCCGATGCCCATGTTGACAATGCCAACAACAATGCCTGCTGTGGCTGTTGCTATTGCGACAGACAACATGTTTCTCGACCCTGCATTCAATCCTTCGCCAATCGTCTTGATGCTCGCAATAACACCCTTCAGGACGCCCGTCTTCTTTTTCACCACCTTGACGATTTCCTTCACAAAGACGATCACCATCAGGATGACAATAGCATTAAAAGCAGCTAGCTTAGGAGTGTGGCGCACGATCATCAACTCATAAATCAGGACGACTAACGGAATAAGGTAATAAAACCCACGTTTCAGCACATCCAGAAATCTGGGAATATCTGGCCTGGGCAACCCTTTCATCCCAAGCCTCGATGCTTCAAGATGGGTGATGTAAAACAGCGCGAAGTAAGATACAAAGGCGGGAATGGCGGCGGCCTTTACAACATCAAGGTAGGGCACACTCAGATATTCTGCGATGATGAACGCCGCCGCACCCATTATTGGAGGCATCAGCTGTCCGTTGGTACTTGCAGCCACTTCGGTTGCCGCCGCGATTTTCGCAGGATAGCCAACTTTCTTCATCAAGGGGATTGTGAAAGTTCCTGTTGTGACAACATTGGCGATGCTTGAACCAGAGACGAGACCCGTTAGGCCACTCGACACAACGGCTGCCTTTGCGGGACCGCCTTTGAATCGACCGAGCAAAGAGATTGCAAGATCATTATAGAAATGGCCTGCCCCGGCCTTGTGAAGCATCGACCCTAACAGCACGAACAGGAAGACGGTGTTGGCAGAAACATCAAGGGGAATCCCATAGATTCCTTCTGTGGACAACGCAATCTGGCTCATATACTTGGTCAGCGAAACCCCTCGAAAGGCAAGGATGAACGGCATCCGAGGTCCAAGGAAGGCATAAATCGTGAATACAATGGCAATAATCCC
This genomic interval from candidate division TA06 bacterium contains the following:
- a CDS encoding TRAP transporter permease; the encoded protein is MVKELLDEEKEPEESKTSVDGVLVGVISIAWALFQLSLPRFIILDSIMVRAIHLAFAVVLIFLTISITRHKRKATDRVPLVDYIVAGVACLSALYIVFDWVGISMRAGVPIWRDIAICAILIILVLEASRRVIGPALGIIAIVFTIYAFLGPRMPFILAFRGVSLTKYMSQIALSTEGIYGIPLDVSANTVFLFVLLGSMLHKAGAGHFYNDLAISLLGRFKGGPAKAAVVSSGLTGLVSGSSIANVVTTGTFTIPLMKKVGYPAKIAAATEVAASTNGQLMPPIMGAAAFIIAEYLSVPYLDVVKAAAIPAFVSYFALFYITHLEASRLGMKGLPRPDIPRFLDVLKRGFYYLIPLVVLIYELMIVRHTPKLAAFNAIVILMVIVFVKEIVKVVKKKTGVLKGVIASIKTIGEGLNAGSRNMLSVAIATATAGIVVGIVNMGIGSMIVQIVEILSGGNIFFLLLITAIASLIIGMGLPTTATYIVMASITVPVIIQLSSAGVVGLIPAMAAHLFCFYFGILADDTPPVGLAAYAAAAIAKSDPLATGVQGFIYDLRTAVIPFMFVFNAELILHGINNFPQALLIFAMAVFGAFAFANAVQGWFIVKNRWYEMPLFLAASLVFFYPAVITKIFNLDYSLRYYMYFVAIAIYGISYLVQKLRIRSEKAKS